A genomic region of Zea mays cultivar B73 chromosome 6, Zm-B73-REFERENCE-NAM-5.0, whole genome shotgun sequence contains the following coding sequences:
- the LOC103630383 gene encoding CSC1-like protein At4g02900 isoform X1 gives MGSLTDIGVSAGLNILSAVGFLLAFAVLRIQPINDRVYFPKWYLKGTRSSPRQLGNVFLKFVNADFSTYIRFLNWMPAALKMPEPELIEHAGLDSAVYVRIYLLGLKIFVPIALLAFAVLVPVNWTSGTLENEKGLSYDQIDKLSISNLGKGSKRFWAHIAMSYVFTFWTFFVLYHEYKVVTTMRLRFLANQNRRPDQYTVLVRNVPPDPDESVSEHVEHFFAVNHRDHYLSHQIVYNANHLSGLVEKKKGLQNWLIYYENKHAKNPAKRPKIKTGLWGLWGQRVDAIEYYQKEIEDLCKQEDEERQKVVNDPNYIMPAAFVSFKTQWGAAVCAQTQQTSNPTVWLTEWAPEPRDVFWANLAIPFVELSVRRLIVAVAFFFLTFFFMIPIAIVQSLANLDDIVKVLPFLKPIIERNSLKSVIQGFLPGIILKIFLILLPTILMAMSKIEGHTSLSGLDRKTATKYYIFLFVNVFLGSVITGTAFQQLDNFIHQSANKIPEVVGESIPMKAAFFMTYIMVDGWSGIAAEVLRLKALVIFHIKNAFLVRTEHDREQAMDPGSLDFYNCEPRLQLYFLLGLVYAVVTPMLLPFIIVFFSLAYLVFRHQDAMVKDTLERAHDPTLNLREYLKGAYVHPVFQKNDIYKVIAVDEEEKNPMVVTKRQSRMNAPAGS, from the exons ATGGGTTCTCTCACTGACATTGGAGTTTCTGCGGGACTAAACATACTATCTGCAGTGGGTTTCCTTCTTGCATTTGCTGTTCTCAGGATACAACCTATTAACGATCGGGTGTACTTTCCTAAATGGTACCTTAAAGGGACAAGAAGCAGCCCAAGGCAGTTGGGAAATGTTTTCTTGAAGTTTGTGAATGCAGATTTCTCAACATATATCCGGTTTCTAAACTGGATGCCTGCAGCACTGAAAATGCCAGAACCTGAACTTATTGAACATGCGGGACTTGACTCTGCGGTATACGTCCGCATCTATCTTCTTGG TTTGAAAATATTTGTGCCAATTGCGCTACTAGCATTTGCTGTTCTAGTTCCTGTCAATTGGACTAGTGGAACATTGGAAAATGAAAAGGGACTAAGTTATGACCAGATTGATAAGCTTTCAATATCAAATCTTGGAAAAGGTTCGAAAAG GTTTTGGGCACACATAGCGATGTCCTATGTGTTTACATTTTGGACGTTCTTTGTGTTGTATCATGAGTATAAGGTTGTGACAACAATGAGGTTGCGCTTTCTTGCTAATCAAAATCGTCGACCTGATCAATACACA GTTCTTGTGCGAAATGTACCTCCAGACCCAGATGAATCAGTTAGTGAGCACGTTGAGCACTTCTTTGCTGTGAATCACCGTGATCATTACCTTAGTCACCAG ATTGTATACAATGCAAACCACCTTTCTGGCTTGGTTGAGAAGAAAAAAGGCCTGCAAAACTGGTTAATCTACTACGAAAACAAACATGCTAAAAACCCTGCAAAAAGGCCAAAAATAAAG ACAGGACTGTGGGGTCTTTGGGGACAAAGAGTGGATGCTATAGAATACTACCAAAAAGAAATTGAGGATTTATGTAAACAG GAGGATGAGGAGAGACAAAAGGTGGTCAATGATCCAAATTATATCATGCCAGCAGCATTTGTGTCTTTCAAAACACAGTGGGGGGCTGCTGTTTGTGCTCAAACACAGCAGACAAGTAATCCAACCGTGTGGTTAACTGAGTGGGCTCCAGAACCTCGTGATGTTTTCTGGGCTAATCtcgcaatcccttttgttgagctCTCAGTTAGGAGGCTTATTGTAGCTGTTGCCTTCTTCTTTCTGACCTTTTTCTTCATGATACCAATTGCTATTGTTCAGTCCTTGGCAAACCTAGATGATATCGTCAAGGTGCTTCCTTTCTTGAAACCTATAATCGAAAG AAATTCTCTTAAGTCAGTTATCCAAGGCTTCTTGCCAGGAATCATATTGAAAATCTTTCTTATACTTCTCCCAACAATTCTAATGGCCATGAGCAAGATTGAAGGACACACATCGCTCTCTGGATTGGACAGGAAAACAGCAACGAAGTACTACATTTTCCTTTTCGTAAATGTATTCTTGGGGAGTGTAATAACTGGAACAGCATTCCAACAACTAGACAACTTCATACATCAGTCCGCAAATAA AATTCCAGAGGTTGTTGGAGAGTCCATTCCTATGAAGGCAGCATTTTTCATGACATACATAATGGTTGATGGCTGGTCTGGTATAGCTGCTGAAGTTCTTCGGTTGAAGGCATTAGTCATATTCCATATAAAGAATGCGTTCTTGGTCAGAACGGAGCACGACCGTGAGCAGGCCATGGATCCTGGAAGCCTGGATTTTTACAACTGTGAACCACGATTACAGCTGTATTTTCTGCTTGGGCTTGTATATGCAGTTGTCACGCCAATGCTTCTTCCCTTCATCATAGTGTTCTTCAGCCTTGCATATCTTGTTTTCAGACATCAG GATGCTATGGTAAAGGACACATTGGAACGGGCGCATGACCCGACTTTAAATTTGAGAGAGTACCTAAAGGGTGCTTATGTGCATCCAGTCTTCCAGAAAAATGATATCTACAAGGTTATCGCCGTCGACGAGGAAGAGAAGAACCCCATGGTTGTGACAAAGAGGCAATCTCGCATGAACGCACCGGCCGGAAGCTAA
- the LOC100278467 gene encoding uncharacterized protein isoform X1, translating into MSRFAGQTSTRPWVGMAGSGATASEPAAADVARDDATAAMRGAGAGAGTNASAISFGFAATAVLVSMFLLMAIFEHLIKPGLASSSSRGASGSHEDAADDDGEGRGHRHRMGGSPPARLRERDDAAPDKLCHLPKVEAVVDLTVLMPGQRYPTFLAQPAPLAPCHREGVLWPSHDRRRSFVPP; encoded by the exons ATGAGCAGGTTCGCGGGGCAGACGTCCACCAGGCCGTGGGTGGGGATGGCGGGCTCTGGCGCCACCGCGTCCGAGCCTGCCGCCGCCGACGTCGCGAGGGACGACGCCACGGCGGCCATgaggggcgccggcgccggcgccggcaccAACGCCAGCGCCATCTCCTTCGGCTTCGCGGCCACGGCGGTCCTCGTCTCCATGTTCCTCCTCATGGCCATCTTCGAGCACCTCATCAAGCCCGGCCTGGCTTCCtcctcctcccgcggcgcatcgggCTCCCATGAAGACGCCGCCGACGACGATGGCGAAGGCCGCGGCCACCGCCACCGCATGGGGGGATCACCCCCGGCTCGACTGCGCGAGCGCGACGACGCGGCGCCGGACAAGCTCTGTCACCTGCCAAAG GTGGAGGCCGTGGTGGACTTGACGGTGCTGATGCCGGGGCAGCGGTACCCGACGTTCCTGGCGCAGCCGGCGCCGCTCGCGCCGTGCCACAGGGAAGGCGTGCTCTGGCCTTCCCACGACCGTCGCCGCTCGTTTGTGCCACCGTGA
- the LOC103630383 gene encoding CSC1-like protein At4g02900, with protein sequence MGSLTDIGVSAGLNILSAVGFLLAFAVLRIQPINDRVYFPKWYLKGTRSSPRQLGNVFLKFVNADFSTYIRFLNWMPAALKMPEPELIEHAGLDSAVYVRIYLLGLKIFVPIALLAFAVLVPVNWTSGTLENEKGLSYDQIDKLSISNLGKGSKRFWAHIAMSYVFTFWTFFVLYHEYKVVTTMRLRFLANQNRRPDQYTVLVRNVPPDPDESVSEHVEHFFAVNHRDHYLSHQIVYNANHLSGLVEKKKGLQNWLIYYENKHAKNPAKRPKIKTGLWGLWGQRVDAIEYYQKEIEDLCKQEDEERQKVVNDPNYIMPAAFVSFKTQWGAAVCAQTQQTSNPTVWLTEWAPEPRDVFWANLAIPFVELSVRRLIVAVAFFFLTFFFMIPIAIVQSLANLDDIVKVLPFLKPIIERNSLKSVIQGFLPGIILKIFLILLPTILMAMSKIEGHTSLSGLDRKTATKYYIFLFVNVFLGSVITGTAFQQLDNFIHQSANKIPEVVGESIPMKAAFFMTYIMVDGWSGIAAEVLRLKALVIFHIKNAFLVRTEHDREQAMDPGSLDFYNCEPRLQLYFLLGLVYAVVTPMLLPFIIVFFSLAYLVFRHQIINVYTQHYESGAQFWPDVHMRLIIALIVSQILLLGLLSTQEAEKSTVALLPLPVLSIWFHYVCKGRFEPAFVKFPLQDAMVKDTLERAHDPTLNLREYLKGAYVHPVFQKNDIYKVIAVDEEEKNPMVVTKRQSRMNAPAGS encoded by the exons ATGGGTTCTCTCACTGACATTGGAGTTTCTGCGGGACTAAACATACTATCTGCAGTGGGTTTCCTTCTTGCATTTGCTGTTCTCAGGATACAACCTATTAACGATCGGGTGTACTTTCCTAAATGGTACCTTAAAGGGACAAGAAGCAGCCCAAGGCAGTTGGGAAATGTTTTCTTGAAGTTTGTGAATGCAGATTTCTCAACATATATCCGGTTTCTAAACTGGATGCCTGCAGCACTGAAAATGCCAGAACCTGAACTTATTGAACATGCGGGACTTGACTCTGCGGTATACGTCCGCATCTATCTTCTTGG TTTGAAAATATTTGTGCCAATTGCGCTACTAGCATTTGCTGTTCTAGTTCCTGTCAATTGGACTAGTGGAACATTGGAAAATGAAAAGGGACTAAGTTATGACCAGATTGATAAGCTTTCAATATCAAATCTTGGAAAAGGTTCGAAAAG GTTTTGGGCACACATAGCGATGTCCTATGTGTTTACATTTTGGACGTTCTTTGTGTTGTATCATGAGTATAAGGTTGTGACAACAATGAGGTTGCGCTTTCTTGCTAATCAAAATCGTCGACCTGATCAATACACA GTTCTTGTGCGAAATGTACCTCCAGACCCAGATGAATCAGTTAGTGAGCACGTTGAGCACTTCTTTGCTGTGAATCACCGTGATCATTACCTTAGTCACCAG ATTGTATACAATGCAAACCACCTTTCTGGCTTGGTTGAGAAGAAAAAAGGCCTGCAAAACTGGTTAATCTACTACGAAAACAAACATGCTAAAAACCCTGCAAAAAGGCCAAAAATAAAG ACAGGACTGTGGGGTCTTTGGGGACAAAGAGTGGATGCTATAGAATACTACCAAAAAGAAATTGAGGATTTATGTAAACAG GAGGATGAGGAGAGACAAAAGGTGGTCAATGATCCAAATTATATCATGCCAGCAGCATTTGTGTCTTTCAAAACACAGTGGGGGGCTGCTGTTTGTGCTCAAACACAGCAGACAAGTAATCCAACCGTGTGGTTAACTGAGTGGGCTCCAGAACCTCGTGATGTTTTCTGGGCTAATCtcgcaatcccttttgttgagctCTCAGTTAGGAGGCTTATTGTAGCTGTTGCCTTCTTCTTTCTGACCTTTTTCTTCATGATACCAATTGCTATTGTTCAGTCCTTGGCAAACCTAGATGATATCGTCAAGGTGCTTCCTTTCTTGAAACCTATAATCGAAAG AAATTCTCTTAAGTCAGTTATCCAAGGCTTCTTGCCAGGAATCATATTGAAAATCTTTCTTATACTTCTCCCAACAATTCTAATGGCCATGAGCAAGATTGAAGGACACACATCGCTCTCTGGATTGGACAGGAAAACAGCAACGAAGTACTACATTTTCCTTTTCGTAAATGTATTCTTGGGGAGTGTAATAACTGGAACAGCATTCCAACAACTAGACAACTTCATACATCAGTCCGCAAATAA AATTCCAGAGGTTGTTGGAGAGTCCATTCCTATGAAGGCAGCATTTTTCATGACATACATAATGGTTGATGGCTGGTCTGGTATAGCTGCTGAAGTTCTTCGGTTGAAGGCATTAGTCATATTCCATATAAAGAATGCGTTCTTGGTCAGAACGGAGCACGACCGTGAGCAGGCCATGGATCCTGGAAGCCTGGATTTTTACAACTGTGAACCACGATTACAGCTGTATTTTCTGCTTGGGCTTGTATATGCAGTTGTCACGCCAATGCTTCTTCCCTTCATCATAGTGTTCTTCAGCCTTGCATATCTTGTTTTCAGACATCAG ATAATTAACGTATATACTCAGCACTACGAAAGTGGTGCACAATTCTGGCCAGATGTTCACATGCGACTAATTATAGCGCTGATAGTATCACAAATCCTCCTACTGGGGCTGCTGAGTACACAGGAGGCAGAGAAGTCTACTGTTGCCCTTCTCCCGCTTCCTGTCCTCTCCATTTGGTTCCACTATGTTTGCAAGGGCCGGTTTGAACCAGCGTTTGTGAAGTTCCCCTTGCAG GATGCTATGGTAAAGGACACATTGGAACGGGCGCATGACCCGACTTTAAATTTGAGAGAGTACCTAAAGGGTGCTTATGTGCATCCAGTCTTCCAGAAAAATGATATCTACAAGGTTATCGCCGTCGACGAGGAAGAGAAGAACCCCATGGTTGTGACAAAGAGGCAATCTCGCATGAACGCACCGGCCGGAAGCTAA